The Pelodiscus sinensis isolate JC-2024 chromosome 4, ASM4963464v1, whole genome shotgun sequence genomic sequence GCACAAAATCTTCACCCACAGCATTTCCAGGGGCATAAAAATGAGAGGACTGGGAAGTCCTGAAGAGAAGGGATCTCTGATACAGAGCGATTTGGCTCGCTGGGTAAGCTGGGGCAAgcacataatggctgtgtctacactggccatttattccagaaaatcagccgcttttccagaataacttgccagctgtctacactggccccttgaatttccggaaaagcactgacgatctaatgtaaaatcgtcagtgtttttccagaaaaactatgctgttcccgttcgggcaaaagtccttttctggaaaactgttccggaaaagggccagtgtagacagctcagttttcttttctgcaaaaaagccccgatcgaaaAAATGGCACcccgggcttttttgtggaaaagtgcgtctacattggcacggacacttttccacaaaaagtgcttttccggaaaagcatcctgccaatgtagacgcgctttttccgaaaatgcttataacggaaaagttttctgttttaagcatttccggaaaagggtgccagtgtagacgtagccaacgtgTGTTGAGCTAGCTAAATGTAAATGCGTCTTTTTCAGGGTCACGGCTTCCCAGGAGCGAGCAGGCCGTATGAACGGGGTGGTGATGTTGGAAAAGATTTAGGGGTCAAGTTCAGTTGCCCAGGGGCCCCCCGTGCAAGGTCGTGTTGGCTCTTTCGGCCACGATCCTGATAAACAGGCCGATCTCAAGCAGGGCGGTTATTTGTCTTCTGCATGGCCCTGTTGGGGCGGCTGTTTCCCGTTTCCATGCAAACACGCCCTCTAGTGGCTGACTCCAAGAGATCCGtctgttctagggatgttaaaatgaatcCGCtgatcgactagtcgatggaatttccatcaacgaTTCGATACGTCGATAGGGACGCTTCCGCTTtggaatgtagcaagagcccgccCGGCTGTTGCTTCGTTTCAAAGACGGAAGTGCCGCGcggcgttccacctttgaaatgtagaaggggcctagccagttccccccagcactcccttctctaccccccgtcccctccccgtTGCCTCTTTCCgagagaggcaacaagggggggaagcaactagtcgctgAGTgtgtcgcttacatccctagtgtgacgtagtgggggtaccctGCTGGTTGCTGAGCTTGGACTGTAGGcttgacccccactggctgttgtctgtagcacggcccagcaggacaggggatgagtcactagacAAGGGTCTCCCAACCTGCCCGACCAGTTACCTCCcggggagagaaacaaaggaaggaggggaggccagccctggctggggggcagggctggaagacagGTTTGAGTTTCTATCTGGGAAgcagggagaaggagctagggagggggctgggattgtagggcccagccaccccccatctcaagggaggGCACTGAGGACTCCTAGCCCccattcctgtaaccagattacatctgtgctgtgctgtatcctggagaagcaataaactccctctattctaccggcCGGTGGAGTCTgctcgtgccactacgggggtgcaggagacggggacacCCCAACACGCCCTCACACCTAGTCTGTTCCTCGTAACAAAGAAACGAGTGACTTGATCCCACTCTGtgactatgtttacactggcgcgatcttgtgccagaagtatgcaaatgaggctaagcatggactatcgccgagcctcatttgcatacctaacgagccgccatttttgcagaagaggctcttgcgcccgaaggagctgtctacactgccccgtcttgcgcaagaaaacccctcttgcgcaatgccgctacgctgattattttcaggaagaacggcgttgcgccagaggggttttcttgtgcaagacggggccgtgtagacagctcctcctggcgcaaaagcctcttccgcaaaaatgatggctcattaggtatgcaaatgaggctcggtgatattccacgcctagcctcatttgcatacttctggcgcaagattgcgccagtgtagacatagcctgtgagtagCCAAAAATAGCCAATACGGGGCTCTTAGCCTGGCAGAGAGAGGTCAAACAGCATCTAGTAGGTGAAAGTTGAAGACAAATTCAGACAGAAAATACGCTGGACATTTTGGAccgggtgtgtgtgggtggggaggggaggattaaccattggaacaatttaccaagggcgCGGGTGGATTTTCTGCTGCCGCCGATGAAGATGAAGGGACAAATTCTTTTGAGGATGTTCTCAGGCCTGTGTGCGCCGGGAGGTTGGATTAAATGCTCACCGTGGTCCCTTCGATATCAGAGGCAAGGCCGGGTCCATTGAGATTAGTGGGGAATAGTGCATCTGTCTGGTGAAAGGCACAAAGACAAGGAGAGGAAATAGACCGGAGCTCTTAATTCTGATGTCCCTCAGCCCTTTGGGAGAACGGATCAGTGCGCCATAAACCTCGGTGCTTGATCTTCACTACAGAACATCTGTAAAACTCTGTTTAACTGCAGAGGAAATCGGTTAAAGAACCCCGGATGCTGAGACAACTGTCCTCTGTCCCCTGTGAATGTGTGAACCCTCTGCTGGCTAGCTAACTCTGGAAGAATTGTAGGCCCTACAAAAATAGTAACACTTTGTGCGATAACGGTTCTTCACCATAAAAGAAAAGGCCGATAGCTCTTTAAAAACAGATCAGTTATATTTGCTTGGGTTTGAAGGAATTCACCCTTTGGTGTGGCAAAACACATGTGGGCCTCCCTTTGAACCCGTGTCCTTATTCACAAGTGCTTCACAATAGACTCACAACCACAGGAGTGTATAAAAACCCCGTCAGCCCTCTGTGTAACCATGGCCCCTGTCTCTGCAGCATGGGAGTGCTCCCAGTTGGCCTGTTGGTGTCAGCAGTGGGATGATAAACAGTTGGTCTGTTCTACAATACAGGAGTTCATGGCATTATAAGTATTGGAATATGTGTTCCATGCAGGCCAACTGGAATGATTCTTTCCTGGTTTATCTATTTTAAATACTTGTCTGCTCCCCACTACTATAATACCAGCCCTTCCCAATCTTTAAGATATTTATCCTCACAAACCTGCTGGGAGGTAGAAAGTCCTATTAACCTCCTTTtgcaaagggggaaactgaggcctagaGAGACCAAGTGGTGTAACAAGGGTCACTCAGGAAATCTTTGACAGAGCAGAGTCTTGAATCCAGATCCATTGAGCCTTCAGTTGGTGCTGTAATGGTTGGCCTGCCTTCCTGTTCCTGTGTGGCTGCAttggtggcagaagtgggattCTATTTTGCTAGTTTAGTCTAAAGAGCATCCCAGCCGCCGTGCTATGTCCCGAGAGGCGTTGATCTCGATATTGGCCCCTCCTTATAACTCTTCCTTGCCTTCTCTTtcagggagcagccccctgtccctcccccccaaagatgGAGGAGCCCGAGGTGAGCATTGTGGTGAAGTTGGAGGGTGACTcggaagaggagaaagaggaggccGCCGGCTACGCCCGGTGCGGCCGCCGCTACAAGTGCCTGGTGTGCGGCAAGACCTTCCCCAACGTCCCACGGGTCCTGCGCCACGCCAAGAGCCACGGCGGGGAAGGTGCCGCCCCGGCCCAGCACGCCTGTCCCAGCTGTGCCAAGGAGTTCCCCGACCGGGCTCAGCTGCGCAAGCACCAGCTGAGCCATTCGGCCGACCGCCCCTTCCAGTGCTCGCAGTGCTCCAAGGCCTACAAGACGGCGCCGGAGCTGCGCAGCCACGGGCGCAGCCACACGGGGGAGAAACCCTTCCTCTGCCAGGAGTGCGGCAAGGCCTTCATGCAGCCGGTGTGCCTGCGGGTCCACATGGCCCGGCACACGGGCGACCTGCCCTTCCCCTGCGCCCACTGCGCCAAGAGCTACGGCACCCTCTCCAAGCTGAAGATCCACCAGCGGGCCCACACCGGGGAGAAGCCCTACACCTGCGGGGAGTGCGGCAAGGCCTTCGCCGACCCCTCGGTCTTCCGCAAGCACCGGCGCATCCACGCCGGCCTGCGCCCCTACCAGTGCGGCGCCTGCCAGAAGACCTACGCCGAGCTGAAGGACCTGAAGAACCACGAGCGGAGCCACACCGGGGAGAAGCCGTTCCTGTGCTCCGACTGCGGCAAGGCCTTCTCCCGCTCGTCCTCGCTCACCTGCCACCAGCGCATCCACGCCGAGCAGAAGCCCTACCGCTGCGGGCAGTGCGGGAAGGGCTTCACCCAGCTCTCCTCCTACCAGAGCCACCAGCGCACCCACTCCGGGGAAAAGCCCTTCCTCTGCCCGCAGTGCGGCCGCATGTTCTCCGACCCCTCCAGCTTCCGGCGCCACCAGCGGGCCCACCAGGGCGTCAAGCCGTACCAGTGCGACAAGTGCAGCAAGGCCTTCCGCCAGCCGGCCGACCTGGCCAtgcaccagcgcatccacaccggcgagcgcccctACAAGTGCCCGCAGTGCGACAAGGCCTTCGTGGCCTCCTGGGATCTCAAGCGGCACCAGCTGGTGCACTCGGGCGAGCGGCCCTTCCAGTGCGGGGAGTGCGGGAAGAGCTTCGCCGAGCGGGCCAGCCTCACCAAGCACCACCGGGTGCACTCGGGCGAGCGGCCCTTCAAGTGCGGCCTCTGCGGCAAGACCTTCGTGGTGTCCTCCAGCCTCCGCAAGCACGAGCGGACCCACAGCGCCCAGCGGGCGGTCggcgggtgggaggaggaggaggaggaggaggaggcggcgggcgCGGCGGCCCGGCACAGCTGCCGCTTCTGCGGGGCCGCCTTCGGCGACGTGGGGGCGCTGCGGCGCCACCAGCGGGGAGAGCACCCGGAGGCGGCCCCCGGGACGCCCACCTGCACGGAGTGCGGGGAGGCCTTCGCCTCGCCCTACGACCTGCGCAAGCACGAGCGGCTGCACCCCGGCCTGCGCCCCTTCCACTGCCCCGAGTGCGGCAAAGGCTTCTCCGACCGGGCCGGGCTGCGCAAGCACGAGCGCATCCACTCCGGCGTGCGGCCCCACGCCTGCTCCCGCTGCGGCAAGGCCTTCCTCAGCGCCTCCGACCTGCGCAAGCACCTGCGCACCCACGGCCCGGCCCCCGACGGCCCGGCCGCCTGCCTGGTGgaggagctgggccaggccccctgagcccctccccctgggcggGTGGCCTGTGGGGCGCTGCTCCGGCTGCTCCCTTCTCTGGGAACCCCCTGGGGCTCCTGCCCTCCTCCGCTCTCCTGGGGGGGGCGGTCTCTgctcccaggcccctcccctctgAAAGGCTATCGGCCTCTAagggcccctgcccctccttacTGACTTGGGGGGGTGGCTCTGAGCTCTTAAGCCCCTCCTTCTTCTGGGCTCAAGGGGGCGTGGCTTTTCTCACAGACTCCTCCCCTTCACCCAGAGGGTGTGGCTGTCTGACACTCCttcagggggaagaagggggtgaCTGTCTTGTCCCTGGGCCTCTCCCTCTCCACGGCACCCCTGGGAGGGGTAGGAGGCTGGGGAGATTATGGAGCACACCACATGGTTTGATGCCCCTCGCCTCAGGGGGCGTGGCTTTCTgctcccaggccccgccccttcaggcATGGCGGGTTCGCAGTCCCTATGTGGGGAGGGGCCTGGCGCTGCCCGTTGCTGGAGGGAGTTGGAGCAGCGCCTGAGAGCCTGGCTGGACTCCCTGCAGGGCGGGGCCTGAGGACGTGAGGGCGGGGGGGTTATCGACACCGTTAAGGGAAGCTCGCGGGAACCGCCGGCCAAAGCGCCTTTGTAAATGGGCCTCACCCGCCGCTGAGGAAAAGACAATGGAATAAACACCTCTTTTGTAGCCCGCGGCGACCCTGTGATTCCTCCCCTCCGAGCCGGGACCGAACCGGGACCCCCGCTCCgcccactagaccccgctctcccctccaagccgGGACCGAACCGGGacccccgacccccagccccccactccgctctgcccactagaccccgctctccCCTGTCAGCTGGGACAGAACTAGGAAccccgactcccagccccccactccgctccgcccactagaccccgctctccCCTGTCAGCTGGGACAGAACTAGGAAccccgactcccagccccccaccccgctccgcccactagaccccgctctccCCTGTGAGCTGGGACAGAACCAGGAAccccgactcccagccccccactccgctccgcccactagactccactctccCCTCCGAGCCAGGACAGAACCGGGAAccccgactcccagccccccactccgctccgcccactagaccccactctcccctCCAAGCTGGGACTGAACCGGGAAccccgactcccagccccccactccactcctcccactagaccccactctcccctGTGAGCTGGGACAGAACCTGGAAccccgactcccagccccccactccgctccgcccactagactccactctccCCTCCGAGCTGGGACAGAACCAGAATCCCCGACTCCTagcccccctctctgctcctgccaatagaccccactctcctctcCGAGCAGGGgctggaacccaggagtcttgtGCTGGGGGCTGGACCTTGGACAGGTCTTTCACTCAGTCACTCCTTCAACAGCCCActaagcccctcccctccctgagcgGATGGGGGTGTGGCTATGTggtcccaagccccaccccctcactgaaGAGGCGTGGCTAAGCGATGCCCTCGGGGGATCCTGATTCTCATGCCCTGTTGCTCCTGCCACTTTCTAGGGCTCTTCCTAGAGGGGGGAGGTCTCCGGAGGtctgagcccctccccttcccttgaaGGGTGTGGCTGTccatctcagcccctcccctctcactcCCTCTGGGCGGGGGTGCAGCTCGGTGCCCCTAGGCCGAGCGCGAGCCTGCTGTCTGAGCCGGTGATGCTCTTTCCTCCTGGGCCCTTCCTCCAAGGGGGCGTGGCTCCGAgttctcctggcccctccccaacATGCTGCTGTACAGACCCCGGTCACTGGATCCCCTGTGCTGCTTTACCTCCAGCCCGGCcgcctcccctggcaggcagggctggcccagtgccCAAGGGCAATACTAGGGGGCattgtggggcagggcccagcagggggcgctgtgctgcagggagcagggcagggctcagcagggggcgctctcccctggcaggcagggctggcccagtgccc encodes the following:
- the ZNF668 gene encoding zinc finger protein 668; translation: MEEPEVSIVVKLEGDSEEEKEEAAGYARCGRRYKCLVCGKTFPNVPRVLRHAKSHGGEGAAPAQHACPSCAKEFPDRAQLRKHQLSHSADRPFQCSQCSKAYKTAPELRSHGRSHTGEKPFLCQECGKAFMQPVCLRVHMARHTGDLPFPCAHCAKSYGTLSKLKIHQRAHTGEKPYTCGECGKAFADPSVFRKHRRIHAGLRPYQCGACQKTYAELKDLKNHERSHTGEKPFLCSDCGKAFSRSSSLTCHQRIHAEQKPYRCGQCGKGFTQLSSYQSHQRTHSGEKPFLCPQCGRMFSDPSSFRRHQRAHQGVKPYQCDKCSKAFRQPADLAMHQRIHTGERPYKCPQCDKAFVASWDLKRHQLVHSGERPFQCGECGKSFAERASLTKHHRVHSGERPFKCGLCGKTFVVSSSLRKHERTHSAQRAVGGWEEEEEEEEAAGAAARHSCRFCGAAFGDVGALRRHQRGEHPEAAPGTPTCTECGEAFASPYDLRKHERLHPGLRPFHCPECGKGFSDRAGLRKHERIHSGVRPHACSRCGKAFLSASDLRKHLRTHGPAPDGPAACLVEELGQAP